ATGGTTCTCTGTTAATGGCTTGCGAGGGACCACAGCTGATGGTGCGAAACAGACTTGTCATAGCTCCCAACAAGCAAAGCTGGAAACCTTCGGAGGATGAATGGATGAAAATCAACATTGATGGAGCCTTTCTGAAGGAATATTCGATGGGTGTGTGGGGTTTCATCATTCGGGACGCTGCTAGAGATGTAGTTCTTACTGGAGCGTGTCTAAAGGCATTAGAGTATGCGGAACAATATGGAACTTCTCGTATTCAGTTAGAGACTGACTCAACTCGGCTCTGTGAAGCTATTCAAACCAGTTCCAGAGACCTCAGCGCTTGTGGCAACATCTTTAAGCTTATTCGTGAGCTGCTGCGTGAGCATTTTGTTTGTCTTAATGTTGTTGAGTCTTTAACTCGTTTGAACATGAGCTAGCTAGATTTAGCACTGGTTGGGAGCCAGGCCTGTCTCAAACGTGGACCGATGGTCTCCCGAATTGTATAAACATTTGTGTGGCTCACGTGAGCACAGGTCCAAGGCCATAGAACCGAAGCTTGAATAAAAAAATTGTATGAGCCAGCATCCTGCCGTCCTTGTGTTTCCCCGTCCATTCTCATACCAACTCTCCGCGCCCGCATCGCCACGGCTTGCTTCACCGCGACCGCGCTGCCGCGCCCGCAATGCAGCGGCGTGCTGCACCGCGCCCGAGCGCCGCCGCTTGCTTTCCTGTCTCCCCACCGCTACTCAGCACTCGCCGCCATCCTCTCTCTCCACTGCACCTGAGCACCACTTGCTGGCTACCgtagttccccaccaggtaggccatggCTACCGGCGGCGCCATGTTTTGTTTCAGGTGTGTTTCAGAAGTTGTttccaagtgtttcatctgtatgttgcgtatgttgcaatggctatatatgtatgttgcatgtatatgttttatgtgtttcagttgtttcatacatatgtttcatgcgttttatctgtatgtttcatgtgttttatctTGATATTACAAAGgatttgatgttgcatatgttgtaatggctacacatgtatgttttaagtgtatgttccacatgttttatctgttttagacTTATGGTGCAAATGTATGTTCAAATGTTTCAGACTCATGTTTGatgtgtttcatctagatattgcaaTTACTATCCAAAAATGTTTCAATATTATATTGCATATGTTGGAACGGGCGAACGGATGTTGCAGAGGAGATGAGACGTTAGGACAGGAGAAGGGGCGCGTGCAAGATAGAGCGCGACGGAGGATGGGGGAATGGCGGGGATGGCGCCGCAACGAGGGGAGCAATGCGGCATGGCGGGCTTGACGCTGAGGACGCAATTGGGATGGGGATAGAGTTGCGGATGGTCGGACGCGGTCACTAGCGCGGGATCGGTCGCGGGCGGCCGGACGCGATTCGTTGGCGCGGAATCTAATTCGAGCGTGGGGGGcgttatttatagttttgtcgtgcactatgatcggatgtggcctagcacgcgatgacataggatttataatggtttaggcaacgtgccctacgtctagattcagtcggtcagtgactttattcctgagcacaggtgctcaaagtttgctgtggggttacaaatgagtaaggAATGAGATGGGGGTGAAAAAGGCCCGATCAGACTCTAGtccgagtggaagagagtgatggGGGCTCAAACGtatgctaagtattggagcgtatgttCTGCATGTCCgagcttatcagctgttgagagcATATAGACTGTATAGCTGTCGAGCTCTAGAGCTGTTGAGCTGTCGTCCTTGAGTCCTCGAGTCTTCGAGTTGTCGAGTCCTGAGGTCCCCTTTTTtaaagagagcacatccccttttatagttgaaggggatggccttacaagttagagagaaagagagagaggctATACGGGCGCtgtctagtcttgttgcccacgtcatcGGGTACGGGATGGCCACCATCGGCCACCATACTGTTTATGCCGCCATTGCCCACCTACTGTTCATGCTCTGTTGTGTCTGGCAGGCTGTacagtgttcgcctggtatggcaaacaacggcgtccacaatactgtttatgctctaACGCGTCTGGCAGGCTATacagtgttcgcctggtacggcacacgacggcgcccacaatactgtttatgctctgaCTCGTCTGGCAGGTTGTACAGTGTTCGTCTGACATGGCCAGACGGCACCGTCCtgtaggtgcgcagggcatggcagggtacggtcctcggtattgcggttgacttgagcgccttaccttatctgcttcgcCTACTCTCTGGGCCCACACCGAGCGAGCGTCCCTGGTCAGTCATTCCCAGTCGGActcgaccgtgtcggtcgggaaagagcagcaagcagaggtccggcgtatcctcggtcggagaaagGTGGTCGGAGTCGGACTACGGTCACACCATGGCCAGGCCTTCGGGTCGGGGCTCCGACCAGATCTCCTGGCCGAAGGTGccggtcggggaccggatcgtggtcttggcctgtcattatgtatctaggCCAGCCCAGGCGCGTGTTGTCGatgcgccgcctgctgggccaagttttgtagggaagcgggtccattggggacctcgggtttatgaacccgacaatcaATGTCGGTTCGTaacttgaaccgacagtgatatgctgcaagaaaacttcataactttctcatatgatgtccgatgaagacgtactttatatcaaagttgtagtactcgacgagatctacaacttcgtagttcaaacttttttgatttgagATTGTTTGCATATCCAAATATACACTACAAGATTTTATAGAGTTAATACCAAAGGAGTACCATATGCTCCATAGTCATAATTGAGTGTGGAGTGGTAGTTAAGGATCTCGGATGCAGAAACgtacaaaacaaaagttgtagatctcaaaaggttatgcaactttgtagttcataactttttttgtttgaagtcgTTATGATGTCCCTCTATTTGATTGGCAAGATTTCATATAAGTTAACACTAACTACATATGTTCTAAAGTCATAAGTGAGTGTGTAGTGATATTTAAAGATCTCGGATGAAGAAgtaaccaaaacaaaagttgtagatctaaaaaagttatgcaactttgtagttgacaaatttttcgtttgaaatcatctatcaaaccaaaatcacgtttgatttctaaaatttaaaatttgaattttttaaacgacctcggatggagaaatgcccaaaacaaaagttttggatcttgaaaagttatacaactttgtagttgacaactttttcatttgaaatcatttatgtaGTGTAAAATACGGTTgaattttctcaaatttgaaattcaaattcttcaaatgacctcggatggagaaataaccaaaaccaaagttgtagatctcgaaaagttataaaactttgtagttgacaattttttcatttgaattcgtttaggattTCAAATACTTATTTCAAAatcagatgaacataaaatggctaggacAAAAATCTCATTTGGACATGAGCTTCTTACAGGTGGAGTGGTTAAGGGACGAACATGCGAAGTAGGAGCTCGGGAGTTCGAGCGTCGTTGGTCGCGTAGTGTGTTTTTCACGCAAAAAATTGCGTGACTTGTGGCTTGCGACACGTGACTGTGTGGCTGCCCAGTGAGGTCTCTCCCGGTATTAAAAAAAATCCCTATTTTCAGCCTGTTTTTGAATTTTCTGAAAAccatatcactgttggttttgttagaaccggtagtgatgacacccccccccccacccacccacccacccatcactgccggtatgtattgtcggttcaaaatctggcAGTGAAGGGGGGTTTTGAACCGACAGTAATGTAAAGAACTGGGGTAGTGAAGGTTTGCGCGCCTTTGTATTAAGAAAGAGGTAGCTTTTACAATGCGCCTTGGCGACGCCTTAGGCGAGGTCAAGTGCCGGTAATAAGCACTTTACAATGCCcccaaaactagaaagttgtaggtctcaacgagatctacaattttcatataaaagttATCTTTGTTTAATTCCGCACAAACAAATATGATTAATATGTCATAGAAAAAAAAGGAGACACCAGGGATTCACCACTCACACAGTTACACTGTCATATCCTATTGGCATCAATCACCGCTCGCACACAATGAGACCGTATTGCCGTCAGAGAGAGCATCATCAAGTGTCTATGTTCTGCCGTCGGAGAGAGCACATCATCAAGTGTCTCAGTTCTGGTCTCAATGTCCATAACTATGTGTACTACGTCTTTTTAGTTGATTGATTAAAAACATACACACCTAAATTTCGAGGACTTGAGTTGTATGGGCATGATCCATTATTACCTCTCAACCGACTAAGCTAGGTTTAGTTCCTATACGGAGTAACAAAGTCGCTCAAGAAAACTAGTAACACATTCGACGGAGCTAATCAATTGCCATCTTGTGGAGGTGACATGGATGAACACATAAATCCCTTACCCCACAATACAAAGCATTATGTGATTCATACTACGACTAAGACTCTGCATCACGCGGCAGATCAGGAGCCCGCCACCCTATACTCGGTGATGTCAAAATTGGTAGCCCTGTAAAATGTAAGGTGCCACCTCGGCAATACGATGAGACTAAGAGAAGCATTTCTACTATACGCATGTCGTTGTTACCTATGCAACTTCACAGGGAAATGATTCGAACTAGGAGGATCCGGACCTGGAAGCTTGACGAACGCCGGCCCGTGTGCTACCGGCGAACGCCACAGTGGCGCTAGGCTCGGAGCCTCGGATCACATTTGATCCATCGATCCTCGCACATAAGGCAACATTAGCATCCGTAAGCCGTCTTGTCTCTGTCATATTCGATGGCAGGTACGATTTTGGATGATGTTTGAGCTAAAGTTATTCTAGAAAGGAAAGGAACCACCTCATCATAaactaaaattttaaattttatgaCTATAAGAGACACTAGCATACCATTCTACGAGTTATTCCTTTGTTACACTACACATGCATTAAGGGATTGTAAATTTCCAAAGACAAATTAAAAGACGGCAAACAATGTACGGATCGTTGGTTTTGTCTCAAATCACGTTGCCAAAAAGACCTACCTACCTACCTGTACCCAAGTACTTAGAACTGTAAAATAGCACACTTCACAAGATAATACCTTAGTACTGTATGTAACGAAGTCAATCATCAAAGCTAACCACTCTGCCATTTCAATCCTGTCAGGATGGCATGAACACCCGAACCTCTCGCACCCCACATTATCCAATTGCTACGACTGAGCCTCCACATAAGAGGCAGGTCAGGAGCTGAACATACTCAGTAACATGACGCAGAATTATCACCCACATACACCAGCATACCACCTTATTATTATCCCCACGCACACCGTAACACCAGTTATACCACCTTATTATCACCACGTACATCAGCAATACCACCTTATTATACCTTGCCGCCAAAATTGACGCCCTAAGAAATAGGCAAACAGAACAGGCACTGGGTGCCTTCTCTATAGTCTATACCACACAAATGTAAGACGAGATGATGCTAAGCGTTTCTGCTATTGGAAGATGCTGCTGACGGAGCCATCACGATGAACATGCCAAATTGTTTCCGCTACAAGGTTTGCCATTGAAAGCACCGTCAGCTGAGGGAAGCATTTGTCTTCTGGCAGCAGGATGGAGTTTGTCACAATAACTTCCTCAAAGACGCCTCCAGAAAGCCTTTCAATTGCGGGAGGGCTGAAAAGTCAACCATTTTAATATAAACATCTTATAAAAGGAATAAGCATGTTATTAGAATATAAAGACAACAATTGTGCCAAACTAAATAAAACCTCCTGCTACTTTCTGAAATAAAGTGCAGGTCACCAAGCATACTGAGCATCAAACAAGCAAATTTATTAGTAGTCAAATTTAGACGAGTGACTGTGTAGACAAGATTTCCTCAGGCACCTTCCTACAACAAAATACCATGAGCTATGTTCAGAGGCCTCATATTCCTGATTGTGATGTTGCAAATGGACACCATTTTCAAGTCTGATCAAAGTAAACCTTGATTAACGAGTGACCCATGGCAAACAATGCAATTTATAAGGTTACTTCTATAATTGGAGTTGAGCAGTCCTAATTATAGGTAATAGAGTATTCCCTCCATTCTCAAATGCATGATGATTATGGATGCATGATGATTACAGATGTGTGCGCAAACTTTAGAACTTTGACCACTAATATACATGAATGTATATTATAAACATCACATGAAAATGCTAGTAAAAAAGGGGTAGAAAACATACTGCATACAATTCTAGCATCAGATCGTTAAGATTAGCTGCTAATGCTAGTGATATGGGTGCCCCCCAAGATTAGCAAAGTTACTATGACCTACAGATGTTAACTACTAATACTGCCGCTGCTGTACTTTTTTGTACAGTGTTATGATTACGGATGCATGATGTGCGCAAACTTTAGAACTTTGACCACTAATATACATGaaagtatattataaaacatcaCATGAAAATGCTAGTAAAAAAGGGGTAGAAAACATACTGCATACGATTCTAGCAATCATATCGTTAACTCTGCTAATGCTAGTGATATGGGTGCCCGCAAGATTAGCAAAGTTAATATGACCTACAAATGTTAACTACTAACTACTGCCGCTGCCGTACTTTTTTGTATGGTGTTATGAAGCCACATCATATATGAGATCTGCCATAAAATACCAAAAACAGAAGTATATATTCAATAAAACCAACTAGAAAACCTGAAAACAGCATGTGTACAGCAAGCATATACAGCTTCTGCTCCCTCCTGCTTTAACAAAGCCGCTGCACTAGTGATTGTCCCTGGATTTGATCAAAATGTTAAAAATATGTGACTATTGGATGGAACAAACTAACTAATACGTGCAAGCGTGCAGCCAAAAAGCTAAAAATCAGATTGCAAACCTGCTGTGTCAATCATGTCATCAATCAAGATAGCCACTTTTCCTTTCACATCACCAATTAAGTTCATAACCTGAAGGGAAACGGTACTCAGAAGTAGGAAACTCAAAAATATGATATAAGCCTCTGTAGTTTTGCAAGGTATAATTGCATTTTATTGCACACAGATCAGCACAAGTCAGAAACATGGATGACCAACATAGATAGCTTAACAAAACATCAGGTGATAAAAATACTTGCATACAATTGTAGTACTAATAAATTTATACAGGTATAAAGAATATAGTCAATCATTGTATTGAGAAGTTTCAAACTCAAGGaacttaaaaagaaaaaaaaagaaaaaggggcagATCTATAGTCTGCTGACCAGGAAAACTCCTATCCCGTTTCTAGAACCTTGATACAAGGGTGGGGCTGTGAAATAAGGATTGGTTCAATCCAAAGGTCTCACCTCTGACATGTTATGACCCTGTCTTCTTTTATCAACAATAGCTAAACGAGCGTTCAATAATTTCTTAGCGAATGCGCGTGCTCTTACAACACCGCCCACATCAGGAGAAACAACCACAAGATCTTCAGATATTGTCTTGCTGGCCAGATAATCCAGAATCACAGGCTACAGATACCAAGGATGACACGAATTAGTAATCAGCTAGAAATTTCAGATGAGGATTTCAATGagatgcaacattcaaatcaaaaGCTGTAAAGAAAGAACTCTCACTACCTGCCCATATATATGATCCACAGGAATGTCAAAGTACCCCAATGCTTGCGTAGAATGAATATCACATACAATGACACGGTCGCTACCAGCTTCAGTAAGTAAATTTGCAGCAAGTTTGGCAGTAATGGGCTCACGCCCTTGAGCCTGCATTACCAAAGACATTGTGCAGTTGaacaaaagaaacaaaagaaaagctagatgtaCAGATATTAAAGCAAATGAAGCAGTATTTTTTTCTTTAATTTAAGTTGGGCAGCTCTGATCCTccttaatactccctccgttccaaattataagacgttttggcttttctagataaatagacatagtgtatatctaagtgcatagcaaaagctatgtattttgaaaagccaaaacgtcttataatttggaatggagggagtacctgGAAACCCATAGTGGTACTAGTATATAAAGTAATACAATTAGAGGAATAGGAGTCATTCATAATAGATGGATTTTATCAAAGGTAAGGCAGCAGCAAGGAAATGCTTGATTTTTGGATCCACAATAAAGCTGAGGTACAAGACAAATTGCCAACTTTATTGCATGAAAATCAGCATTGGAAGATTTTTTGGATCCATAATAAAGTTGGAGAACCAAACAAGTGGCAAACTTTatcacaaatcagcatcagcagtGTACACTGCCCTTACAGCAATCCTTGACAAGGAGCTCAAATGTTGAAGCTTACTTTGATGGTGTTGCTTTTATTTGCATTTTGGCAGGAAACACATTGAAATCAGAAGCAATGCGCTTCAAATTAATCTGATTTTGTAATATTTTACGTCAAATTCTGAATCTGAACTTACTAGGTTATAAACTAAATCACTGTAACATTTAGCTAATACCTTTCTGTCTGCTCTAGCATAACCAAAGTATGGAATAACAACAGTAATAGACCGTGCTGAAGCCCGCCGGCATGCATCAATCATGATGAAGAGCTCCATgaggttttcgttgacaggagaGCATGTGGGCTGGATCAAGAACACATCACATCCTCTCACGCTCTCTTGCAGTTGCACATAAATTTCTCCATCAGCAAAGCGCTTGATCAGGATCTTGCCGAGGTCTACACCCAGGTAAGCAGCAATTTCCTAGAAAGTAAATACAGAGAAGGACATGACAATTTTCAGTAGTGTGTTTCGAAGCAATGTCGCCACGACCATAGTGAATCAATCATCAAAATCTAGAAACCGTACAAATGAAAAGGTGCAAGCACCTTAAAGCTACTATTTTAATAGTACTGGCACAAAAGTCAGTATTCACAATCATAGTGGTTGATGAAAGATATAAAATGCATAAAATAAACATTTTGCACGTTTAAAAAATATTCGAATTTCAACTGCAGAGACATCCCTTTCATGTAAAGCACCAAATCCAACTGCAATTATGCGCGTAACTGTATAAGTACAATTATCATGCACGGTGCCATTGACGACTTAAAACCAGTCAAAAAACAGGAAATAAAGCACTATAGCCCCCAGGTtgcataaaaatgaaaacaaaagtttttgtttcctGTAATAACTCACGGAACCAAGCGGCCTAACATGGACGAACAAAGTCAGAGACCCCACCTGAGCGAGCGGGCGGTTGGCCGTGCCGGAGAAGATCTTCATCCTGGAGTCCCGCAGCTCCCTTGGCAGTGCGGCAAGCCTGGCCTCCGGCGCGGGCATCTTTGGCGTCCATGCGGCGACCCTGGGCTCAGCCCCGCCCATCCGCTTCCCTTCCTGCGCCACCCGCAGCTGCTCGCTCCCGAGCACGCATCTCTGCGCACACCAAAAGAAGACCAACCACAAGACCTCAACACTTTCATAGGCATCACACATCAATCAGAAAGCCCCCGCAACGAGACGAACGCTCACCGGCGAGCGGAAGCGCGAGGCAGCGGCGCGGAACGACGAGGAGGCGGCGCTGTTACTACGGCGCGGGGAGAGGAAGGAGGACCCGGTCCCCGCCGCggccgcggtggccgccatgggaTGCAGGTGGCGCGCGCGGCTAGGTTTTTGGGAGTGGAAGGGTGCGCGCGTGGATGGGAGAGGCGTCCCCGGGTTGCTGCCTCTTCAGGGGTcgagggtggcggcggcggcggcggcggcggtgccgtaGTGGTGACCGCGTCGCCGTGCTTTTTATGGATGGTCGAATGGATTCCTTTTCTGCGGTTTTTAATTGAGGTTCGGTGCGTGGGGGGCATTCATGGTCATGCTTTTTGATGATGTAAATTCCGCTATTTTGGGCATTTCGGTTGGGAATTTTTTTTCAATTCAATGTACAAATCTTGCAACTTTGCAGTCGCATCCAACAATTTCGTGTCAATTCGTGGGAGCTTGTAGGGAGCGCTAAATTTGAGGGCTTCTTTGATATATAGGGATTTATTTACAAATTTTGTTACAAATGGCACCATTTTTTGCAAGAATGAGGTCTTTTAGGTCAACTCATCATATTGAAAAAATAATCCTTTTTctctacaaactgtcatacataaGAATGAGGTTAAAAAATACTCGAGCACAGCTCTTTCCCTACTCAATCCCTAAAATAGAGGGCAACTTTTTTTTTCCTCAATCCCTTTTCCTCTCCTTCTAGCACTACCATCTTGGGCCATCATCGCAATGGCGAGCAGCCGAGCGCGCAAGTCACACTACCACCGCATGCGGGCCACACCGCCGCCACGCTGGGTGAGCATGTCGCgaatgagagagagaagagacCATGACAGAAGAAGATGCTTTTAGCCATTGACAGGTGGGTCCCACCCTAATAAAAAGCGATGGGTTTTCTTACTCTGCTGCAACAATAGTCCCTAAAAGCACAAATTCAGTTTTCTCAGTTTTTATAGATGACTTTAAGGGAAAGGGAATCTGGTGGAGTTTCTCTTAGAGGATGTTTGGTTCTGGGCCACGTCGCGCCATGATTTAGATTGTGGCAAGTTGCGGCAGCGCCGCAATGTAGGCATAGAAATACTATGGCACACTCTGTGGTGGCTTTTGAGTCTGGGTGCTTTGGTGGCTGCCTTCAACTAAGCATGAACCAAACAGCAACGCTTTGAAGTGTGTCGTGCCACAATTGTGGCGAGGCGAGCTGTGGCCACAATCAAACACACTCTTACTCTCTCTGTCCTATAATATTGCGCATACAAGCATATAAGAATTGTACCCAAATATAAAGGATTCTAGGGAAGCCGTTGATCAAAGACATTGTGAAACCGGTTGGCATGCAAGATCTCAAATAACATGATAAGTTATTGCTCAATCCAACACTAGAATATGTCTGGTATTTTGAGGCTTGAGCCCTCTTGATGCATAAATTTGGACTTTATTTTTTAGGATCTAGCTAGGGGCAGTATGTATGGAGTGAAAGCAAAGGTTTATTTGGTTTGCTCTTGGCCGAAGCTGCTCTGGCACCATATCTATTCGTCCGATTTCATACGCCTATGGCTAACAGCCTAACATCGTTGTCTTCTGCCTATAGCATTGGAGCTCCCTAGAAAAACGCTTCAACAAACACGTCATAAAGGCGAAGCTTGTCTTCTTAACGATCGTAGTGGACCGTGGACGGGAAGTAGGAACCCGCGCGCATGCTGCACCGATAAGGTCAGATTGTGTTGCCATGATTTGTTTTCGGCGTGTTAAAATGGGATCCTCGAATTGAGGCACCGTTGATTAGGTCTAGGTAATTTCCGCCgaccatcagcctgttcgtttcgtcgtaaacgatcgtggattattt
The nucleotide sequence above comes from Miscanthus floridulus cultivar M001 chromosome 18, ASM1932011v1, whole genome shotgun sequence. Encoded proteins:
- the LOC136520342 gene encoding ribose-phosphate pyrophosphokinase 2, chloroplastic-like isoform X2, producing the protein MAATAAAAGTGSSFLSPRRSNSAASSSFRAAASRFRSPRCVLGSEQLRVAQEGKRMGGAEPRVAAWTPKMPAPEARLAALPRELRDSRMKIFSGTANRPLAQEIAAYLGVDLGKILIKRFADGEIYVQLQESVRGCDVFLIQPTCSPVNENLMELFIMIDACRRASARSITVVIPYFGYARADRKAQGREPITAKLAANLLTEAGSDRVIVCDIHSTQALGYFDIPVDHIYGQPVILDYLASKTISEDLVVVSPDVGGVVRARAFAKKLLNARLAIVDKRRQGHNMSEVMNLIGDVKGKVAILIDDMIDTAGTITSAAALLKQEGAEAVYACCTHAVFRKVPEEILSTQSLV
- the LOC136520342 gene encoding ribose-phosphate pyrophosphokinase 2, chloroplastic-like isoform X1; this encodes MAATAAAAGTGSSFLSPRRSNSAASSSFRAAASRFRSPRCVLGSEQLRVAQEGKRMGGAEPRVAAWTPKMPAPEARLAALPRELRDSRMKIFSGTANRPLAQEIAAYLGVDLGKILIKRFADGEIYVQLQESVRGCDVFLIQPTCSPVNENLMELFIMIDACRRASARSITVVIPYFGYARADRKAQGREPITAKLAANLLTEAGSDRVIVCDIHSTQALGYFDIPVDHIYGQPVILDYLASKTISEDLVVVSPDVGGVVRARAFAKKLLNARLAIVDKRRQGHNMSEVMNLIGDVKGKVAILIDDMIDTAGTITSAAALLKQEGAEAVYACCTHAVFSPPAIERLSGGVFEEVIVTNSILLPEDKCFPQLTVLSMANLVAETIWHVHRDGSVSSIFQ